A window of Hippoglossus stenolepis isolate QCI-W04-F060 chromosome 16, HSTE1.2, whole genome shotgun sequence contains these coding sequences:
- the qtrt1 gene encoding queuine tRNA-ribosyltransferase catalytic subunit 1: MAATVERGAAATASEKQMSAKKALSAASPLTLRIVAECSVTKARACELILPHSAVSTPVFMPVGTQGTLKGITVDQLDGLGCRICLGNTYHLGMRPGPDLIEKANGLHGFMNWDRNLLTDSGGFQMVSLVELSEVTEEGVKFKSPYDGKEILLSPEKSISIQNSLGSDIMMQLDDVVSSTVTGPRVEEAMHRSIRWLDRCIAANKNPDKQNLFAIIQGGLNVELRKACLDEMTQRDVPGFAIGGLSGGEEKDDFWRMVTLSTDHLPREKPRYLMGVGYAVDLVVCVALGCDMFDCVFPTRTARFGSALVPWGSLQVKHKQYAKDFQPIDPDCQCPTCKRHTRAYLHALFKSDTAAMHHITIHNIAYQLNLMRSVRQSIVEGRFPDFIRTFMRRLFPSPDQYPGWAVDALASVNVTLE, translated from the exons ATGGCCGCGACCGTGGAGCGTGGAGCTGCAGCGACCGCTTCAGAAAAGCAGATGTCCGCGAAGAAAGCGCTGTCCGCGGCCTCTCCGCTCACTCTGCGGATCGTCGCGGAGTGCTCGGTGACTAAAGCCAGAGCCTGCGAGCTCATACTGCCGCACAGCGCCGTCAGCACCCCGGTGTTCATGCCTGTCGGGACCCAGGGGACTCTGAAGGGAATCACCGTGGATCAGCTGGACGGTCTGGGATGCCGGATCTGTCTTGGGAACACGTATCACCTGGGCATGAGACCG GGGCCTGATTTGATCGAGAAAGCCAATGGTTTACATGGGTTCATGAACTGGGACAGAAATCTGTTAACT GACAGTGGAGGCTTCCAGATGGTGTCGCTTGTTGAACtctcagaggtcacagaggaaGGAGTCAAGTTCAAGTCCCCCTACGACGGCAAAGAGATCCTCCTCAGTCCTGAGAAGTCCATCAGCATACAGAACAGTCTGG ggtCAGACATCATGATGCAGCTGGACGACGTGGTCAGCAGTACAGTGACGGGACCGCGGGTGGAGGAGGCCATGCACAGATCCATTCGCTGGCTGGACCGATGCATAGCAGCTAATAAGAATCCAGATAAACAGAACCTGTTTGCCATCATACAGGGAGGGCTGAACGTAGAGCTGCGCAAAGCTTGTCTAGATG AAATGACTCAACGTGATGTTCCTGGTTTTGCCATCGGAGGTctgagcggaggagaggagaaggatgaCTTCTGGCGCATGGTCACGCTGAGCACTGACCACCTGCCACGAGAAAAGCCTCGATACCTCATGGGTGTGGG GTATGCTGTGGACTTGGttgtgtgtgtcgctctggGATGTGATATGTTCGACTGCGTTTTCCCCACCCGCACTGCA AGGTTCGGCTCTGCCTTGGTGCCTTGGGGATCTCTCCAGGTAAAACATAAGCAGTATGCTAAGGACTTCCAGCCCATAGACCCAGACTGCCAGTGTCCCACCTGCAAGAG acATACTCGAGCTTACCTGCATGCTCTGTTTAAGAGTGACACTGCAGCCATGCATCACATCACCATTCATAACATTGCCTACCAG CTCAACCTGATGCGCTCTGTGAGACAGAGCATCGTGGAGGGCCGCTTCCCCGACTTCATACGGACGTTCATGAGGCGACTGTTTCCGTCTCCTGACCAGTACCCTGGCTGGGCTGTGGACGCTCTCGCCTCCGTCAATGTTACGCTGGAATAA